In Marispirochaeta aestuarii, the following are encoded in one genomic region:
- a CDS encoding NHL repeat-containing protein — translation MKTGEGPGLLVYLLAGIGLLLLSACHPGAAEFSASAWQPDSGFGNSGFTSPDLGAGIGTSEYLNGIAGDTQDRILITGSRSVTGGYVMYTARLRHDGELDTSFADNGVYLEAVFSIGRDIRVLDDGSILVGGERDNGGDYDAALWRFNSDGTLDNSFGTNGTSSLDIGGNDERSKAMVPDETANIILAGSTADGSQIDLAVWRVSAGGDPDTAFNDPEGFVTDNSAAGGDGEDISFAVSTDSSGRIVAAGRSWNGTDSDIAVWRYLPDGQPDSSFDGDGVAVYDAGNFDEIFALTVDSQNRITAGGFGVPSSRGYDLYLLRYLPDGTPDADFGSNGFVLYDHADENDGIYDLIPFSGGRILASGFITGIDDVQKMALFLFDEWGNMTDSFGENGIISASRGTKATGNTVGIDSAGRIIVGGDFSEAGGNRDIGVWRYSIN, via the coding sequence ATGAAGACAGGTGAGGGACCCGGATTACTGGTGTATCTCCTGGCTGGTATCGGGCTGCTCCTTCTATCCGCTTGTCATCCCGGAGCTGCGGAGTTTTCAGCATCAGCGTGGCAGCCGGACTCAGGCTTCGGGAACAGCGGATTTACCAGTCCGGACCTGGGTGCGGGGATCGGGACCAGCGAATATCTGAACGGCATTGCAGGAGACACACAGGACAGAATACTTATTACAGGGTCAAGAAGCGTCACCGGCGGTTACGTCATGTATACCGCCAGATTACGCCATGATGGTGAGCTTGATACCAGCTTTGCGGATAACGGAGTGTATCTTGAAGCAGTTTTTTCAATTGGAAGAGACATACGTGTACTGGATGACGGGAGTATCCTGGTTGGCGGGGAACGAGATAATGGCGGAGACTATGATGCTGCGCTCTGGCGTTTTAATTCCGACGGAACCCTGGATAACAGCTTCGGGACAAACGGAACATCCAGTCTCGATATCGGAGGAAATGACGAGCGTTCAAAGGCGATGGTTCCGGATGAGACCGCTAATATCATTCTGGCGGGGAGTACCGCCGATGGATCACAAATCGACCTTGCAGTCTGGCGTGTCAGCGCCGGGGGGGATCCAGATACTGCGTTCAACGATCCTGAAGGATTTGTGACAGACAACAGCGCGGCCGGGGGAGACGGCGAAGACATTTCCTTTGCCGTTTCGACCGATTCAAGCGGCCGTATAGTCGCAGCCGGACGAAGCTGGAACGGAACGGATTCAGACATAGCGGTATGGCGATACCTGCCAGATGGTCAGCCTGACAGTTCTTTTGACGGCGACGGGGTTGCAGTCTATGATGCCGGCAATTTTGACGAAATATTTGCCCTGACTGTCGACAGTCAGAACAGAATAACCGCAGGCGGTTTCGGAGTCCCTTCTTCGAGGGGCTATGATCTGTATCTGCTGCGGTACCTTCCCGACGGCACTCCTGATGCCGACTTCGGCAGCAATGGTTTTGTACTCTATGATCATGCCGATGAAAACGATGGTATTTATGACCTGATACCCTTTTCGGGAGGCAGGATTCTCGCCAGCGGTTTTATAACCGGTATCGATGATGTTCAGAAAATGGCGCTTTTTCTGTTTGATGAATGGGGAAACATGACGGATAGTTTCGGAGAGAACGGGATCATTTCAGCATCCCGGGGGACAAAAGCTACCGGGAATACTGTTGGTATTGATTCAGCAGGACGAATAATTGTGGGGGGTGATTTTTCTGAAGCCGGCGGAAACAGGGATATTGGAGTCTGGCGTTATTCAATCAACTGA
- a CDS encoding FAD-binding protein, with protein MYDVVIVGGGPSGATLARLIDQSKSVLIIEKTDEKSISKLCGGLIAPDAQRMLGKFGLFLPKKVLVDPQMFYVESYDLETKNKQRYQRFYLNINRKDFDNWLLKLVDRNVSISRNTKYLSHEYSGDSITIQIEKNGKRDFVESKILVGADGSQSQVRRKTFNDFRYITKYISIQSEIVGGVILPCYEVYFDRGLTDFYGWTIPKNGTNIIGIALQGKDAREKYERYLKNVLGNNFQEVSRRSTVIIRPRRLNDHKTDKDNRVFLIGEAAGFISPSSAEGLSYAFRSAEALAASINSGKNTGKDYRKRSLRIKFNLFMKNIKSIFMYTKFLRNLIFKLGIRKL; from the coding sequence ATGTACGACGTTGTAATTGTCGGTGGAGGACCTTCCGGCGCCACCCTGGCCAGATTGATTGATCAGAGTAAATCTGTGCTGATTATTGAGAAAACTGATGAAAAATCTATTTCAAAGCTGTGCGGAGGGTTAATTGCCCCCGATGCTCAGAGAATGCTGGGAAAATTCGGGCTATTTCTGCCGAAAAAGGTTCTCGTCGATCCTCAAATGTTCTATGTTGAATCATATGACCTGGAAACAAAAAACAAACAAAGATATCAACGGTTTTATCTAAATATTAACAGAAAAGATTTTGACAACTGGCTCCTGAAACTTGTCGACAGGAATGTATCCATATCAAGAAACACAAAATATCTTTCTCATGAATATTCCGGGGATAGTATTACAATACAAATAGAAAAGAATGGTAAAAGGGATTTTGTAGAATCCAAAATTCTTGTGGGCGCCGACGGTTCGCAGTCGCAAGTACGCAGGAAAACCTTCAATGATTTCAGATATATAACCAAATATATATCTATTCAGTCTGAAATAGTCGGCGGTGTGATTCTTCCCTGCTATGAGGTCTATTTTGACAGAGGATTAACCGACTTTTATGGATGGACAATCCCAAAAAACGGAACAAATATTATCGGCATCGCCTTACAGGGAAAGGATGCCAGAGAAAAATACGAAAGATATTTGAAAAATGTGCTTGGGAATAACTTTCAGGAAGTATCACGAAGATCAACGGTAATAATACGCCCAAGAAGATTGAATGATCATAAAACAGACAAGGACAATCGGGTTTTCCTTATTGGTGAAGCTGCTGGTTTTATCAGCCCCAGTTCAGCTGAAGGCCTCAGTTATGCGTTCAGAAGCGCGGAGGCGCTGGCAGCCTCCATTAATAGTGGAAAGAATACCGGAAAAGATTATAGAAAGAGATCACTTAGAATCAAGTTCAACCTGTTCATGAAGAACATAAAGAGCATATTCATGTATACTAAATTCCTGCGAAACCTGATTTTCAAATTGGGCATCAGAAAATTGTAG
- a CDS encoding class I SAM-dependent methyltransferase, producing MTELELLIDFHKDAERQGPGSTADTLRALSFIDLNRNSPLKVADIGCGSGAQTIILAQNIAGRITAVDLFPEFLDRLRQKSAGLGLQDKITPLKASMEDLSFGREEYDIIWSEGAIYNIGFEKGIKYWKSFLKPGGYLALSELTWITNSRPREIEEHWNREYPEIDTASGKIRILEENGFSPAGYFPLPRSSWIDNYYEPMEERFEDFLIRHGNSEAAMRIVDAEKEEIRKYRKYKNYFSYGFYVAKKLPGE from the coding sequence ATGACGGAATTGGAATTATTAATAGACTTTCACAAAGACGCGGAAAGACAGGGCCCAGGCAGTACTGCGGATACCCTGCGGGCATTGAGTTTTATCGACCTGAATCGGAACAGTCCATTGAAGGTCGCGGACATCGGCTGCGGTTCAGGAGCCCAGACCATTATCCTGGCACAAAATATTGCAGGCCGCATTACGGCCGTCGATTTGTTTCCCGAGTTTCTGGACAGGCTGCGACAAAAATCTGCAGGCCTGGGTCTGCAGGACAAAATTACCCCGCTGAAAGCCTCGATGGAGGATTTGTCTTTCGGCCGCGAGGAATACGATATTATCTGGTCGGAAGGCGCAATCTACAACATCGGTTTCGAGAAGGGTATAAAATATTGGAAATCTTTCCTGAAACCCGGCGGTTACCTGGCGCTAAGCGAACTTACCTGGATCACCAACTCGCGGCCCCGGGAGATCGAGGAACACTGGAACAGGGAATACCCGGAGATTGATACCGCTTCAGGCAAGATCAGAATTCTGGAGGAAAACGGTTTTTCTCCTGCTGGGTATTTCCCTTTACCCCGGAGCAGCTGGATCGATAACTATTATGAACCGATGGAAGAGCGCTTCGAAGATTTCCTTATACGACATGGGAATTCCGAAGCTGCGATGAGGATTGTGGATGCCGAAAAGGAGGAAATACGAAAATACAGGAAGTACAAGAATTACTTTAGTTACGGTTTTTATGTAGCGAAGAAACTGCCGGGAGAATAA
- a CDS encoding 2'-5' RNA ligase family protein, translating to MDLDGIYDGLYNGSVRKISNSCYTIDDLINSPNDTRRGISLIFRPSSSVRKEISRFLDTLQQLDPNQYYYPESDMHVTILSIVSCYPEFNVASIHIPAYINLLQKAISDAKGFTLHFRGITASPSCVMIRGFPENNTLNDLRNNLRSIFKMSSLEHSIDKRYELQTAHSTVLRFRDRISDISRFLEILESYKDFYFGSCTVDSLEFVVNDWYLRKRNTEKLFSFSLPPGGDQLIE from the coding sequence ATGGACCTTGACGGAATATACGACGGGTTATATAACGGATCGGTACGTAAGATTTCTAACAGCTGCTACACGATTGATGATCTGATAAATTCTCCCAATGACACAAGACGCGGTATATCCTTGATATTCCGACCTTCATCTTCAGTACGGAAGGAGATATCACGATTTTTAGACACGCTACAGCAGCTTGACCCGAACCAGTACTATTATCCTGAATCTGACATGCATGTAACCATCTTATCCATTGTTTCCTGTTATCCTGAGTTCAACGTCGCAAGCATCCATATACCGGCCTACATTAATCTTCTTCAGAAAGCGATCTCCGATGCAAAAGGTTTTACCCTTCATTTCAGGGGAATCACCGCATCACCGTCGTGTGTCATGATTCGTGGCTTTCCAGAAAATAATACACTGAATGACTTGAGAAACAATCTTCGATCAATCTTTAAAATGTCATCCCTGGAACATTCCATCGACAAAAGATATGAATTGCAGACTGCCCATTCAACGGTGCTTCGATTCAGGGACAGAATATCCGACATATCGAGGTTTCTGGAAATTCTGGAATCGTATAAGGATTTTTATTTTGGTTCCTGCACAGTTGATTCTCTGGAGTTTGTCGTGAATGACTGGTACCTGCGCAAAAGGAATACGGAAAAGTTGTTCAGTTTTTCTTTACCTCCGGGCGGAGATCAGTTGATTGAATAA